The Psychrobacillus sp. FSL K6-4046 DNA window GGACCAACTTGAAAAATAAACAGCCCCCGAAATAAAACGTAAGCACCCGACGTTTTTACAGTTTGATTAATATTAAAGTCTCTCACCCCTTCAAGAAATAATTTATTTATTAATTGCGAAAATCCTAATCCTCAATGATTCTTATTCTATTCTCGTTTTTTATTTCCTCTTCCACTAACTTACTTCGTAAATTTAAGTGTACATTTTACGAACAATATTACCTTGCGAAGAAATAAAATACTTACCATTCCAACCAATTTTCCAAATACTAAGGCTTACTTTTCACTGGTTGTCAATCCGATGGTTTATTATTTAACTAATCATAACGTGGTTAGACAAAAGATGAGCAAACATCTCCTGTCCCTAAACGATCCTCATTTTCCATTCACAAGCTATATATATCTGTATCGTTACCACATATAGCATCACGAGCTTTGTCATTTTCATCAGTTTGTGTATTTGGCAGTATTATAAGTCCTCTCGGCTTGTAAAATTTCATCTCACCTATTTATCATTATTATTTTCACAAACCAAGCACTAAAACAGAATGCCTAGATGACACAAACTTTATGAGCTATGAAAGACATTTTCATTTTGTGCAAAGCATAAATATCACATAAAAAGCACCTAATGCCCTAAAAGGACATCAAGTGCTTTAAATTAATTTCATCATCAAACATCGCAAATTACTATTCGGAGTATGGGTTATAATCTATCTCAACCTTAGTAAGACCATCTAGTACTTTCTCTATCCTATTAGTCAAGTCAGCTATTTCTTCATGTGTTAATTCACTTGTATCATCTAAATCTTCAAACATACTTAATCTCTTTGTTATCCCTTCAACATAACCAATAAAAACCTTATTTTTGGATAACAATATTTCACCTATAGCAGTATCAACAATAAAGTCTTCTATCTTTCCAAGATTTATATAATCATTAACAGTTCTTGCTATTGCATACTCATGTCCTCTATTTAATTTTAAATAATCATTGTAGTCTTCATTAATAGCCTCAAATATTTCATTATATTCCCAGTCTTCCAAGATATCACTCCTCTTTTATGGTTTAAGTCTATCATTGTTATTGTGAATAATTTCCAATTCAATATTCTTATATTCGGTTTTGCTTTAAAACCCTCCACTACGGTTAAATGTGTATCATAACCCTTTTTAAAAGTAACATCTTTTACCGTACCCTTGGATATTCCTTCACTGGTATTAATTGTGTTTCCATTGTCCGAATATCCTGTTTGGAATCTCTTACTCTATTAACAACATTGTTCTTTATTACGCTTAGTTTCTAATTTTTTCAGCGCAAAACAATTCATTTATCCCATATTAGTGAGGCTTCAAACTATGAATGTATTCAATTCATGATTTTGTACTTGAGCTTGTTTCCAAGATCTTATACTCCTCTATTTTCAATAGTTTTATACACTTATTTTTATCTTGCGATAATTGGTTTATATTTTCGTTATTAGTAGCATTGTCAAATTTCTTTTTATTAATATAAATAGCCAAGTTATCATATATAAAGTCTGGGATTTCTTTTAGTTTAAAACAAATTAAAGTAAAAAACCTTGAAAGGCATATAGCCAATCAAGGTTCTCAAATTTTTCCTTATGATAGTCCCCAAACACTTAACTCATAAAAATATTCCGTTCGTTCAATACACAAACCAAAATTAAAATCTTCTGCAACTAGAATAAAATCACCATAGCCACCTGAAAACTTTGTTAACTCAATCATTTCATTTAAGTGACTAAATACTTCATTAACATTAACCAACACTGCTTCTATTTCATTTTCTCTAAAAATTAATAGTCTTCCTTGTTTTGGTATTACTTCGATATTATCAATAGTATCGTTTAACAATTGTCTTGATTTTTGAATATGTTCTTTATAGCTATCTCCTTGCAATTGAATCTTATTTTCCTTTCTGTTAAGTAGGGAAAACACATTCTTACAAAATAAATCATTATCTTCGATATTTAAAAAAGGTTCCTCTGAAAGATTCATGAAGTTTATTTCTTTTAATAAATTCTTTCTTCTACTTTTTCTTTTTAACAGCTCCATTTTTGTTTTTCTTTCGTCACTCAAATTAAGCACCTTTCCATGGTCGACCATTCTTTTTCTAACCAACAAAATCTTCTGGAGAATGTCCAGGATACTGATTATATCTTCCTTTTTCCATTGACTTCCCTTCAAATCGTCAGCACCATGAAAGTGAGGACCTCTCCCGAATTTATCCACTCGGTGCTCTATGATATATTTTTTTCTTACCATCTATTTCAAATTCATATACTCTTCTATTTTCAGTTGTGCTTCATAAATATAGAGTTAGTATTCCCACCCCATCCAATTCAACATCACTATCTTGTGAAATAATAGTTGACTTCAGTTCGCTAAAAGGCCTTCCAATCATGTGTTTATGTGAAAATTTTGGGTCTGCTGGTAGTGCCATTTCAATTGCTTCACACGTATCGTTACTATCGTAATATATGTGTATTCCATGATCATTAAATGCATCTGTAAAAGTATCAGACATAGGCATTTTTTTATATTCTACTACATTTCCTCCTAAAACATTTCTAACCTCCTCTCTTGTCATGCCAAAACTAATTGGACCTACTCCCTTATTAGGAGTTATTATAAGTTCATTCATTTTTTACCCCACCCAGATTTGTTTAATCTTTTAGTATATTCTAACATTTGTCTAATACCTTCATGATATTTGTTACCAAACTTATTTCTTAAATCATTAATGTCCATATTTTGAGCCTCATTTAATTTCCCTTGTTCTATTAAAGATTTTACCCCCACTCGCTGTTTGTCTATGGTCTATGGTTTCATTCTTACACCAGGACTGTTACCTCTACTTTTCGGACTAACAGAATAAACTGGTATATGATGGACTTCTCCGCCATTACTAGAAACATCCTTACAATCTAATCATTTTCAATTTGATTCTCACTAATATCAGCAGACTTAATATAAATTAAAGTAAAAAAACCTTGAAAGGCATTTTAGCCCATCAAGGTTATGTTTAAAGTAACGTTTTTATTTTTTACTATCCCTTTTCCATACACTTTCTCCTTCAGTTAAAAAAACTGCACTTGGCGGATCATCATAAAGTGAAATTTCAACTAATGAACCTTTCTTTTGTATTAACCATTTATATAAACGACTTTCTTCATTAGTAGGATGCGCTAAAATATCATTTACTTGAAAAACAGCTGCATCAAATTCGGTATAATTTACATCGTCGTCATCTAACCCATTATCTGTTTCAAAAACTGTATCTAGTACACCAACAATCCTTAATCCATTTTCCCATTCTAGTATCATGTCACTATGTTCATATTTTATTAATGTTCCTATTAAAGAGTCATACCCCATATTCATCCTCTTTTCTTTTGTTTTTACGGCCTTGACGGTACTATATGAGCTCCATCTTTCCCATAATGTATCAATCCATTAGTAGTATCAAGATATTCACCGGTATTTCGATCATAGTAATTCCCAATAGTTTTACCAAAGTCTACTCTTTCTTTTTTACCGTTTGGCAGTAGTTGACCTTTCCCTGCAAACTTATCAAGCAATTCTTGTGCTGTTTTATTATCGCCATAGAAAATACTCTTGTTTTTTCCATTTGCTATTTCTTGTTTGAAATTTGGCGTATTAGGAATATGCTTTTCTTGAGCACCTGGCTTTACTTTAACAGGGAATCCATTGACTTCTCTATAAGGTCCGATAGGTACTGAATTCTTTCCATAAGAAGGTACATCTTTAACCATACCATTATTAGGGTTTCCAGCCTCTTGACTACCATTCACACTATACTTAGGTGACTTGTTTTCAACCGTAGGAGTTTTCTTTACAGATAGATCGCCTTTATATTTAAATAGTTTGGACCCCGAGGAAAAAGCGAGTTTGACCCCTTTTTTGACAATCGCGTGCGGTCTTAAATAATCAACAAATGCAAGTTTTGTACCCTCAAAGTACCCATCGAGCTCGCGGAAACCACCATCATCGAATTCCTCTTCTACTTTGTTTACCACTTCATATTGAATTGGCTTTCTTGTCCCAAGCTGGTA harbors:
- a CDS encoding Imm3 family immunity protein, with the protein product MEDWEYNEIFEAINEDYNDYLKLNRGHEYAIARTVNDYINLGKIEDFIVDTAIGEILLSKNKVFIGYVEGITKRLSMFEDLDDTSELTHEEIADLTNRIEKVLDGLTKVEIDYNPYSE